The Pyrus communis chromosome 8, drPyrComm1.1, whole genome shotgun sequence region TTATCTACGGAATTAATTTCGAAGATTATTGCTTAACAGATTGTAATTAACTTGTAATTATGATTATGCGATGCATAATTTGTGGGAATTAGTCTTAACGAGTTcttatttctcaaatactttgctTCGCAGACATCGGCTCTTCACAACTGCTTTCAAGAGTTGTCCACCGGCCGTAGGCCCTTCCGTGTAATGAAGAAAACTCTATAAAGTCATGTAATTATCGCTGTTTTCGCAGTTTTTGTTCAGAACTTTTCCAGATTATGAATCCCTTCGGGATTGTAGTGAAGCCGCTGAATTGCGCCGGCTCTGGTTTAAACTGGTGTACATTTTGGAACATTTCTTGGATTTCAGTGGCATTTTGAATGGTAGCTTGTGATTGGCTCTAGTTCCTCGGTAATCCTTGTTTTGAACAGAGTTTAGGCCTGGAATTGCTGCTTTTATCGGCGTTGTTCTCTTATATAAACGATTCAACGTGGTAAAAGAATGTTCAAATGCCAACATCATACGATCTTAAAATAACACGGGTAAGAACCACACGTTTTAAATCGGTCCCGGACCGCACATTTTCAACAAATTGCTCTTATAAGTACAAGCAGTCCAAATAAGATGTGCAACTTTAAATAGAGGATACGATCATACTCTCCACTTTTCTTAGCTCCTGGTTTGCATCGCATGATGAAAGTCCCATTAGACCGAACTATGGCAGAAGACTTCTACGACGAAGGTGCTGCAACACGAGTCATTTTCCAGGTTTAGTAATGATAAAAACTTTCTTTTGTGCTACAATTAAAATCAGTTTATCCCGTCTATAGGCTTCTTTTAGTACTTGTGCAAGCATAAGAACCATAGGTCCACAGAGGGAGAAATAATAATTTCTAAGCCGAATTCTTGCCAATACGCATATACTCGCATAATTTTGAACcgcatttttgttaaaacatgATGTACACAACATGAACTTCATAAACTTGCTAGTAATAGTTAAAATCCTAACATATTGACGAAAGATGTTTGAAAGTAAAGAAATACCACATACCAAATTGATACATTACTGACTAGAATCAGGAGGTTGAGTATTCGGATTGAAACTTTCATAGCCTCCACTCGTTGGTGCTGTTGGATTGGGTTGATACATCGGAGGTGCAGCCATAGGAGGGGCACCGTTAGAAGCATTTGGTGCTGCGCTGCCAGGAACTGCTGGTGGAGGATTTAAAGCAGGAGGAGGCCTCATGGGAGCATTTAATTGACCAGGCATGCTGGGAGCACCAGGTGGAGCCATCATTGGGATCATGTGTGGAGCAGAGCCGTAACCTGCCACCaccaagaaattttttatttatcattagTATTAGATAGTTAGATTCTGCTGCCAATGGTATATAGCTGTGTGTCTGCCAGGAAAATAATAATCTATACAATACAGCAGCTATTGGATCTAGAATATAGCTGCATAACGGGGTAACACACCATCGCTAACGTCCATAGTCATGGAAAAAAAGGGATACCAATTGATCGCATAggaaaagatagaaaaaatatCACGTTATGCAGAAGACTAAAGGACAATACTTAACCAAGCAAGAAATACGCATTCTGTTTTTCCCTGCCTTCTAGTAACAGTAGTTTCGTAAAAAGTAGGTAGCATTATTAGCAAAACATCAAGTTGATAGGAACAGAATTACATATACCACACACCCCGAAAGAAAAATTCCAGAACAATAATGCAAACATCGGGTCAAGCAGCCAAAAACTCTATACATCAAAATGCAAAATACGTGCACTAATAAATCACAGAAACAGCCATCCATTTTCGAGTCACCAAGTCCACCTACAAGGAGATTATtgagaaaaaccaaaaaaggcTTGCTGCTTGGAAAGCCGAATCTTCATCTTTGGATGGGAGAGCTACTCTGATTCAATCAGTGACATCTTCCATTCCTATATATACTATGCAGTCAGTAAAGCCACCTATTAGTGTTTGTAAGCGGCTGGAATAGCGTCAGTTTGACGCAACAGAGCGCAGTTTGGTTCAGTCTTTGGTTGAAAATAAAGATTTTACGGTAAACATTCCAGATTACCTGGAGCACTGAGTACAGGAGGTCTTGGCAAAACAGGAGGCCTAATCCCTGGAGCCATCATTTGTGGCATGCCAGGAAGACGGGGCTGAGACATTAGATGTTGATTGTAAGCTGCACCAATATTCCCGTAAGGCTGGCCACCATAAGCTGCAGAATTGCCAAGGTGCTCTTTGATCCGTTGGTCAATCAAACTTTGGGTTTGTTCCTGCTCAAATTGCTGATAGTACTCCCGCACGTTCGCCTAAATCCACACACAAAATCAGTAAGAGGCAACGCCAAAAAGAAACGGTAACTCACGCTAACAACACAAAATAAGCCAGTAATACCTTGTGTTTATAACCAGCATTGTGTTGCTTTCTCACTGAAGGCTGAAAAAAtgggaaaaacaaaaacttgtcAGCAACCAAGATGATCACGATTTCACTAATTTACCGTGGCAAGTTTAACCCGACATAAACAtcccatttcttttttcttctcaatgtgattaactcttgaaattaatcaaaaaaattatcaagCAAAATCGAAATCTCAAACAGATATAAGAAAATAATCGAAAATACGatccgaaaactaaaaaaattagggcAGAGAGAGTTTACCGAATCGTGGGTCAAATAAGTATCGCAGTAATCACAGTAATACCTGATAAATTGGAACAAGAAATCgattaaagattaaaaatttcatgaaattgggATACGAATCGCATAAGTGTAATATTCAATGAACGAGAAAGAGATGATACCTTGGCATTGCTCTGAATCGCTGGAATTAGGGATTTACTGAAACTGGAGTAATGCAAAAACCCTAGGGGacttgaagaaagaagaaggttCTGGCTACCCGCCACTGCACCTGAGAAAGTAATGAATTGAAGGTTCTGGACTTGgtgggcttttgggcctaactTAATGGACTCGGTGGTCTACTAATCCCTTTTACTTTTAACAATGCGTTAAATTTTCAAGAGTTCGGTTAAACCACATAACGAGAagtctaatttggtattgaattgcTATTtatgagattcaaacctaagacctctcacttctaagtgaagaagaataccatcaGACTATAGTACTGAATGGCATAAAGTCGTACTTTTAAAGtatattaaaatacaaaaaaattaaacatatttttttagatttttacatatttttgtttaattgtattcgttgttttattttgatttgatgGTACAAAATGAATAAAGATGTGTGAGAATTAATAATAACGCGTGAAACTCATTTTTCTGTTAGTAGAAAAATAGACGTGCTTATTATAATTCGAGTCCTCAAATTTTCACGCTTAAATCAAATTCCTTATTACTAATTAGAATttgtttaaaagtgtttttataataattgaaagcgtttttaaaaaaaatgtttttataattaattcttaataaaaatacaagttaatattaaaaaaacacttaaagttctttcagaaaaaaaacatataaccGGTGCTTCTTACACAAGAACTtcaagtcattttaaaagcatttctaaTCCTTGGTAAATATTAGAACAAAAATACTGAAACGACGCGTCGTTTCCACATCCAACGAGTCTTTCCGATTACGACAGAGGCAAACCGCAAGCCATACCTCGAAAGTCGGATTTGGACGGCAAAATCCGCTCCCGAAAACTCTGGCTTTCAGGTTCCGTTacgtctcaccttaattttctgtttgtttccccAGAAATTTactgtttgtttcccgagaaaatttaGGAAACGTAAAACACAGAATGCGTTTCATGAAAATGGAAGCTAAACAGCCAAAATAATTGAAGGTTTTTAGTTAAAAGCTTCAATTTCCTCGGATCCCAAACATTTCAGAATCCTCGGAGTTCCCAAATAAAGAAGTTTCGCTTGGTTTTTGTAATGTTTTATGATTGAAACATTCAGAAAAGATGAAAGTGAAGAACGAGAAGCAGAGTTGGGCAGCGGTGTCGCCGTCGGAGATTGTCTATCATTTCGGCACCAGTGGACTCTCCGTTGCGGCGGCCACCGCAGTAACTCACCCTCTGGGTAATTTCTGAAACCCAAAAAGTTtactttttcacttttttgcaGCTTCCAACATGTCTGTTTTGTTTGCCTCAGTAAATTTGTCACCTTTTCAGCTTTTGTTGTAGCAgaatattaaatattttgttgtttatttgtttgtttcatgGATTGTTCAAACTTTGGTTTGGTTGGTTCTGCATCGATTTCTCATTGTTTCGATTTTGATAGAGATGATGGTATTAAGATTTGGCAATGCATCAGTGTAGAACCGGAGAAATTTTATAGTTTGGCGGCTACATTTACCCGTTTTGTTACTAATTCACCTGTTATATAGTTATGCACGATTCTCATTGTTCCGAGTTTGATAGAGATTATGGTATTAAGATTTCGCAATGCATCAGATGTAGAATCGGAGAAATTTTATAGTTTGGTGGCCACATTGACCCGTTTTGTTACTAATTCACGTGTTATATAGTTATGCACAATTTCTCAGTGTTCCGAGTTTGATAGAGATTATGGTATTAAGATTTGGCAATGGATCCAATTTAGAATCGGAGAAGTTTTTTAGTGTGACTGCCATATTGAGCCGTGCTGTTACACGACTTGGTTAATATCTTATGGACCTAGGTACCTATGATAGTCACGCTCAAAAACTTCTCGGCATGATGAACAGAGGCTGTAGATTGTAGGTTAAGAGAAAATTTGAGAGATGCAAAGAGTTTATTTATCTCAACTGGTGGGATGCAGATGTTCTCAAAGTTAGGCTGCAAATGCAACTTGTTGGGCAGAAAGGTCCTCTCACTGGAATGGTATTTTTCCCACCTCTTTTCGTGGGTGCATATCTTGATCCAATTTATCAGCGTGGATCGTGATAAAGGTTTGATGTGCAGGGACGGTTATTTATCCATACTTTTAAAAAAGAAGGGCCGAGATTTTTGTATCTGGGATTGACACCGGCATTGACAAGGTCTGTTCTTTATGGGGGTCTCCGTTTAGGCTTGTATGAACCTTCAAAGTATGCCTGCAATTGGGCTTTTGGATCCGCCAATCTTTTTGCTAAGATCGGGTCTGGAGGATTTGCCGGTGCAATTGCAACTGTGTTGACGAATCCAGTTGAGGTTTTGAAGGTAATGCCATCATGCAGGGCCTTGTTGaactttttgttttctatttcttGAGACTTGACTTCAAGATCATTTCATTTGCTTCCTTTCATTAGGTGCGGTTACAGATGAATCCAAACTTGAGTCCAACGGGAGAACTGCGTAGAATTATTACTGAAGAGGGAGTGAAAGCGCTTTGGAAGGGGGTTGGCCCTGCTATGGCCAGAGCTGCTACGTTGACTGCATCACAACTAGCAACATATGACGAAACCAAGCTGGTCAAGTTCTAAGTAATTTCCATTTGTTTCTAAATCATTAATGTTTGATTGGCAATAGGAAAGTGTTcgtcttcatttttctttaaatctGTCTGACTTCAAATTTTGTCCCGACTTTTTTTTGAATGCAGACACTGATTAGGTTGACATCACTCGAAGAAGGATCCCATCTTCATCTCATGTAAGACACTGTTGCCAATGTTCTTATCTATCTCAGGTCTTTCATTTTTTCAACTGAAGTAGATTAACTTGGTGACAGTACATTGATCAAAACTAACTATATTATGCACCTTGTGAAGCTCAAGCACGGTTGCAGGCTTGGTGAGTACCCTCGTAACTGCACCTGTGGACATGGTAAAAACCCGTCTCATGTTGCAACAGGAATCTAATAAGGCAGGAAACCATAAAAATGGATTTCATTGCGCATACCAGGTATAGATTACATAGTCTTTTCATTTCCGCTACAGTTTAATGGTGTTTTTTCTTGGTGTATTTGGATTTCTTCTCTAGAACACAGTTTATAAACACATTAAATTTGAATAGGTTGTTGCCATGTGGTTAACATTTGATTTGCCTTTGGAAAAGCTTTCACGACCTTAATGGTCGGCAGCTGCAATTGGGCATTATAATTGGGTCCTGTTTTATCTTGCGTTGGTTCGTTGTAGAGTCTATATGGTCTACACTGACTCTTGGCGTCCCAGAAATTAATTCCTTGCGTATATTTCTTATTTGATGTGCTATGGTGTGTTGTTTCAGGTCATGCTTACAGAAGGTCCCAGGGGTCTTTACAAAGGGTGAGTTCTCTTCAAGCCTGAATACTC contains the following coding sequences:
- the LOC137743408 gene encoding U1 small nuclear ribonucleoprotein C, coding for MPRYYCDYCDTYLTHDSPSVRKQHNAGYKHKANVREYYQQFEQEQTQSLIDQRIKEHLGNSAAYGGQPYGNIGAAYNQHLMSQPRLPGMPQMMAPGIRPPVLPRPPVLSAPGYGSAPHMIPMMAPPGAPSMPGQLNAPMRPPPALNPPPAVPGSAAPNASNGAPPMAAPPMYQPNPTAPTSGGYESFNPNTQPPDSSQ
- the LOC137743619 gene encoding uncharacterized protein, producing MKVKNEKQSWAAVSPSEIVYHFGTSGLSVAAATAVTHPLDVLKVRLQMQLVGQKGPLTGMGRLFIHTFKKEGPRFLYLGLTPALTRSVLYGGLRLGLYEPSKYACNWAFGSANLFAKIGSGGFAGAIATVLTNPVEVLKVRLQMNPNLSPTGELRRIITEEGVKALWKGVGPAMARAATLTASQLATYDETKLTLIRLTSLEEGSHLHLISSTVAGLVSTLVTAPVDMVKTRLMLQQESNKAGNHKNGFHCAYQVMLTEGPRGLYKGSLATFARLGPQTTITFILCEKLRELAGLNAI